Proteins co-encoded in one Sander vitreus isolate 19-12246 chromosome 9, sanVit1, whole genome shotgun sequence genomic window:
- the angptl1a gene encoding angiopoietin-related protein 1a isoform X1 produces MQGLLWSLCTLLCLSLWEESYCRSSREARRTKELSLHRNKRAPIDPDAKKCSYTFLVPEQRITGPICASTTGPEPDKDRVTRIDISDVREVLSKQRREIETLQLVVDVDGNLVNEMKLLRKESRNMNSRVTQLYMQLLHEIIRKRDNSLELAQLENRVLNVTSEMMRLASRYKELEARFATMAGVVNNQSVLISALEEQCLRTLGRSELPVVPPLVQVVPQNLPVNNRFTNEIQRDNNNRAFPRGSRMDSPTASPFGIDPPPPQGTLTSDGPFKDCYQVRQAGHTTSGMYLLKTDGSDRLIQAWCEHGLDNGGWTVLQRRRDGSVNFFRNWENYKKGFGNIDGEYWLGLDNIYNLGKQGDYKLMIELEDWTGKKVYAEYSSFRLESESEGYRLRLGTYQGNAGDSFSSHNGKQFTTLDRDKDAFTGNCAHFHKGGWWYNACGQTNLNGVWYSGGVYRSKFQDGIFWAEYGGGFYSLKSVRLMIRPID; encoded by the exons ATGCAGGGGCTGTTGTGGAGCCTGTGCACCCTGCTCTGCCTCTCCCTCTGGGAGGAAAGTTACTGCAGGAGCTCCAGGGAAGCCCGGAGGACCAAAGAGCTTTCTCTCCACAGGAATAAAAGAGCCCCCATCGACCCTGATGCCAAAAAGTGTTCCTACACCTTCCTGGTTCCTGAGCAGAGAATCACAG GTCCAATCTGTGCCAGCACCACAGGCCCAGAGCCAGACAAGGACAGAGTGACCCGTATAGACATTTCAGATGTGCGGGAGGTGCTCAGCAAACAGCGGCGTGAGATTGAGACGCTGCAGCTGGTGGTGGATGTAGATGGTAATTTGGTGAATGAGATGAAGCTGCTGCGGAAAGAGAGCCGGAACATGAACTCCAGGGTGACCCAGCTCTATATGCAGCTGCTGCATGAGATCATCAGGAAAAGAGACAACTCTCTGGAGCTGGCCCAGCTGGAGAACCGCGTCCTCAATGTGACTTCTGAGATGATGCGACTGGCTTCAAGGTACAAGGAGCTAGAGGCCAGGTTTGCCACAATGGCCGGGGTGGTCAACAACCAGTCCGTTCTCATCTCGGCACTGGAGGAGCAGTGTCTGAGGACACTGGGACGCAGTGAGCTGCCCGTAGTTCCCCCACTGGTACAGGTGGTACCGCAGAATCTACCAGTTAACAACCGTTTCACCAATGAGATACAACGGGACAATAACAACCGGGCCTTTCCCAGAGGATCACGCATGGACTCTCCTACTGCAAGCCCATTTGGGATTGACCCTCCACCACCGCAGGGAACACTTACCTCTGATG GTCCTTTCAAAGACTGTTACCAGGTGCGACAGGCAGGTCACACCACCAGTGGGATGTACTTGCTTAAGACAGATGGCAGTGATCGGTTGATCCAAGCCTGGTGTGAACACGGCCTTGATAATGGAGGATGGACAGTGTTGCAAAGAAGGAGAGATGGCTCCGTTAACTTCTTTCGGAACTGGGAGAACTACAAG AAAGGATTTGGAAACATAGATGGTGAATACTGGCTTGGGCTGGACAATATTTACAACCTGGGGAAACAGGGCGACTATAAGCTGATGATAGAGCTGGAGGACTGGACGGGGAAGAAAGTGTACGCCGAGTACAGCAGCTTCCGCCTGGAGTCCGAGAGCGAGGGTTATCGACTGAGGCTCGGCACCTACCAGGGCAACGCCGGGGACTCCTTCAGCAGTCACAATGGCAAACAGTTCACCACGCTCGATCGCGACAAAGATGCATTTACTG GTAATTGCGCCCACTTCCATAAGGGTGGCTGGTGGTACAATGCTTGTGGCCAGACCAACCTGAACGGTGTGTGGTACAGTGGGGGAGTTTACCGCAGCAAATTTCAGGACGGAATCTTCTGGGCAGAGTACGGAGGTGGTTTCTACTCCCTCAAGTCAGTCCGCCTCATGATCCGACCAATCGACTGA
- the angptl1a gene encoding angiopoietin-related protein 1a isoform X2: MKLLRKESRNMNSRVTQLYMQLLHEIIRKRDNSLELAQLENRVLNVTSEMMRLASRYKELEARFATMAGVVNNQSVLISALEEQCLRTLGRSELPVVPPLVQVVPQNLPVNNRFTNEIQRDNNNRAFPRGSRMDSPTASPFGIDPPPPQGTLTSDGPFKDCYQVRQAGHTTSGMYLLKTDGSDRLIQAWCEHGLDNGGWTVLQRRRDGSVNFFRNWENYKKGFGNIDGEYWLGLDNIYNLGKQGDYKLMIELEDWTGKKVYAEYSSFRLESESEGYRLRLGTYQGNAGDSFSSHNGKQFTTLDRDKDAFTGNCAHFHKGGWWYNACGQTNLNGVWYSGGVYRSKFQDGIFWAEYGGGFYSLKSVRLMIRPID; encoded by the exons ATGAAGCTGCTGCGGAAAGAGAGCCGGAACATGAACTCCAGGGTGACCCAGCTCTATATGCAGCTGCTGCATGAGATCATCAGGAAAAGAGACAACTCTCTGGAGCTGGCCCAGCTGGAGAACCGCGTCCTCAATGTGACTTCTGAGATGATGCGACTGGCTTCAAGGTACAAGGAGCTAGAGGCCAGGTTTGCCACAATGGCCGGGGTGGTCAACAACCAGTCCGTTCTCATCTCGGCACTGGAGGAGCAGTGTCTGAGGACACTGGGACGCAGTGAGCTGCCCGTAGTTCCCCCACTGGTACAGGTGGTACCGCAGAATCTACCAGTTAACAACCGTTTCACCAATGAGATACAACGGGACAATAACAACCGGGCCTTTCCCAGAGGATCACGCATGGACTCTCCTACTGCAAGCCCATTTGGGATTGACCCTCCACCACCGCAGGGAACACTTACCTCTGATG GTCCTTTCAAAGACTGTTACCAGGTGCGACAGGCAGGTCACACCACCAGTGGGATGTACTTGCTTAAGACAGATGGCAGTGATCGGTTGATCCAAGCCTGGTGTGAACACGGCCTTGATAATGGAGGATGGACAGTGTTGCAAAGAAGGAGAGATGGCTCCGTTAACTTCTTTCGGAACTGGGAGAACTACAAG AAAGGATTTGGAAACATAGATGGTGAATACTGGCTTGGGCTGGACAATATTTACAACCTGGGGAAACAGGGCGACTATAAGCTGATGATAGAGCTGGAGGACTGGACGGGGAAGAAAGTGTACGCCGAGTACAGCAGCTTCCGCCTGGAGTCCGAGAGCGAGGGTTATCGACTGAGGCTCGGCACCTACCAGGGCAACGCCGGGGACTCCTTCAGCAGTCACAATGGCAAACAGTTCACCACGCTCGATCGCGACAAAGATGCATTTACTG GTAATTGCGCCCACTTCCATAAGGGTGGCTGGTGGTACAATGCTTGTGGCCAGACCAACCTGAACGGTGTGTGGTACAGTGGGGGAGTTTACCGCAGCAAATTTCAGGACGGAATCTTCTGGGCAGAGTACGGAGGTGGTTTCTACTCCCTCAAGTCAGTCCGCCTCATGATCCGACCAATCGACTGA